In Bernardetia litoralis DSM 6794, the genomic window AAATTTTCATTTTATTTCTATAAAAGAAAAGCCTCAAAATTGGAATGGAAAAAAATATGCTTTACAAAAAGGAATAAAAGCAGCCAAAAATGAAATTATTTTACTGACAGATGCTGACTGTTTACTGAAAGATAAATATTGGATAGAAAAAATGGCAAGTTCATTTAATCAGAATAATAAAAAAATAGATTGCGTTGTTGGAATTTCATTGTATAAAAAAGAAAAAAATAATTTTCCTAATTCAATTTTGAGTTGGTTTATTCAAAACGAAACTCTAATTGTTGCTCTTCAATATATTTCTTTTGCTAATTTTGGAATGGCATATATGGGAGTAGGAAGAAATTTGGCTTATAAAAAAAGTGTATTTATGTCGTCGGTGGAGACACCAACAACGGCAGAGGTGTTCCCACCAATGACAAATACATTTGAAAAAATTGCTTCCCAAATGGGAGGAGATGATGATTTAATTTTTTCTGAGAAGCGTTTTTATAAAAATGTAGGAGTTTGTTTGAATGGACAAACAGAGAGCAAAGCACCTCAAAATTTCAAAGAATGGTTGCATCAAAAACGACGACATTTAGCTGTCGGAACAAAGTATTCTTTTCGCCAAAAAGTTATTTCTAGTATTTATCCTTTGAGTATTTTTTCTTGGTATATTGCTTTTTTAGGATTTTTGATAAATGGCTTTTACGAAGTTTTAGCTTATGAATTCTTTCGTCAGTTGCTTTTTTTTAGTATTTTGCATATATTTTACAACCAGATACAAAATAATTACCTTCTAAGCCGTTTTAATCATAAAAACTTTCTCATTAACTTTTTAAGAGAATTTTTTATTACATTTTTTTGTTTTGAATTCGTATTTATTTTTTATTATTTCGTGGTCGGAATGGGGGCAGTTTTTTTCCCTCCTAAAAAGTGGAAATAAAATAAAATAGTTTCTAACAAAGTAAATCCTAAAAAAATGTGTCAAAATGACCATTTATTACCCAGTTTTGACTTAGTTTGATTTATGGATTAAAAATAGCTAGTTTAGAATAGACAGAATAAAAGTTGTTTTTTATTATATGATAATGAGAAATAACCATCACAACAGTATTTATTACAACTCTATTGATGAAAGACAATAAAAATACCCAAAAAAATTCAGAAGAAAACAAAAATAAAAGACCCTTGTCTAATGCTGATGACAAAGAATTTTCAGACAAAGCTCTAAAAGATTTTGATTTGATTGATTTGGCAGTAAAAGGCGACCAGCAAGCATACGCTGAACTCATGAATCGTTATAAAAATTCGGTATATTTTATGCTTCTCAAAATGGTAAAAAATACAGATGATGCAGAAGATTTGACTGTTGAAGCATTTACAAAAGCCTTTAGAAGCCTTAAAAAATTTAAGAAAGAATATACATTTAGTACGTGGCTTTTTCGTATTGCAACTAATAATTGTATTGATTTTATTCGTAAGAAAAAACTAGAAACACTTAGTCTTCATACGCCTTACAAAAATGATTCGGGCGAACAAATTCAGATGGATGTTCCTGATAAAAATCTTACTCCACAAGAAGCAGCCATAAGAACTCAAAAAATAGAAATTATACGAAACTTTGTAGAGCAACTTCCACCAAAATATAAGAAATTAGTAGAGTTGCGTTACTTCAAAGAGCTTTCTTATGATGAAATTGCAAAAGAACTTAATGCACCTTTGGGAACTGTAAAAGCACAATTACATAGAGCTAGAGAATTGATGTACGACTTAGTGAAAAATAAGCGTGATGTGATTTAAGAAATGGCACAAACCTATAAGATTCTAAATATTTTATAGGTTTTTATTTTTCTTTTTTAATCTTAGAATTGGCACGAATACGAAATAAAATATAAATAGGAACTAAAAGTAAAATAATATAAACTTCCCATCCCAAATCCTTGCCTCCACTACCCAAATTAGCAAAAATATAAGTCGAACCACCCAATAAAGCTATCAAAACCACAACAGACATATTTCCAAAAAGTGTTTTGCGTTTTTCTTTTGCTCTACCAAATGAACCTCTTAAAATAGAGTTTTCTTCATTATAAGTACTCAATTCATTGAGTTGGTCTTTTGCTTGTTCTTTATCTAATTCTTTCAACTTTTCTTCTGCCTCTGTCCAGCGTTTTCGCTTTTCAAAATCTTCTTTATCAGCATTATAAAAGCGAGGCTGAAACTCAAATTTTTTGTGTTTGGGAAGACGTGTTGATTTTTTGAACATAAGATTATGGGATTTTATGTTAATACGATTGTAGTTATAGAAATACTTCTAATCTTAAAAAGTAACAGAATATGATAAAATTACTAGATTTTTATGAAAATTGAAAATATTGTTTTCAGAAGAGTAACTATTTTTTTATTTCTATTTTTTACTGATTAACTCTCCTAATTTCTTTATTGTTTTCCAATTTCTAGTTGTTGCTTTTGTCTTTAATTTTTTCTCAAAAAAGTTATTTGTCAGTTTTGAAGTGTGATATTTGTCGTTACAAAAAATGAAAATATTATTTTCTATAATTTCAAATTTATCTGTTGTTTTTGATTCAATTTCTTTACTTTTTTCTATATTTTCAGCCATTGGAATTGATTCTAAAAAAGTCAAATGAAGATTATTTATTAAATTACCTTCCTCCTTTTCAGATTGAATAAATGGATTTAAAGACTGAATATGAAGCAATTCTTCTTTTGTACGAAGAATTACAGGAACTTCAAAAGCATATTTTTCAAAAATTGCTTTTTCTATTTTATTAGAAATTTTGTTTCTATCTAGTTCAGAATTAAAATCAGAATCAAAAATAACATTTCCACTTTGGATATAAGTTTCTACATTCAGAAAACCTAAATTATGATATAATTCTTTCAAGTCTTTCATCAAAATTTTTCGTTTTCCTCCTACGTTTATTCCTCTCAAAATGGAAATGTATTTTGTCATGATTCTTTATTATTTATTTTACAGTTTCACCCATTACATCGCTTACCACATAATAACGAGGGTCATCAATCGAACGCTCAATTACATTTTCAAATTTTGGGTCTGCTTTCAATAATAAAGTAATACATTCTTCACTCAAGTGTGTAAGTTTTACTTCTTTCTTCAAATCTAAATAACGTTCTGCAACACCTCTTAATGCTTCAATTCCAGAATGGTCGCTTACTTTTGATTCTATAAAGTCAATTTCTATTTTTTGAGGGTCATTTTTGGGGTCAAATTTAGCACTAAAAGCCTGCGTAGAACCAAAAAATAAAGGTCCCCAAATTTGATATACTTTTGTTCCGTTTTCTTTAATCTGTTTTCTAGCACGAATGCGAGTTGCATTTTTCCAAGCAAAAACAAGAGCCGACATAATCACACCCACAAAAACAGCAATCGCCAAATCTTGCCATACCGTAACAGCCGAAACAGTTACCAAAACAATAGCATCAGAAAGAGGAATTTTGTGTAAAATACGGAAACTACTCCACGCAAAAGTACCAATAACCACCATAAACATAACGCCAACAAGCGCAGCAATAGGAATTTGTTCAATCAAAGGCGCACCAAAAAGCACAAAACAAAGCAAGGCAATAGCAGCCACAACACCAGATAAACGCCCACGTCCACCAGATTCTACATTGATGATTGATTGCCCAATCATGGCACATCCACCCATTCCACCAAAAAGTCCATTCAAAATATTTGCAGTTCCTTGAGCGACACATTCACGGTTTCCACTTCCTCTAGTTTCGGTCATTTCATCCAGTAAATTCAATGTCATTAATGATTCAATTAATCCAACAGCAGCTAAAAGAAAAGCAGTTGATAAAATTAAACCCCAATTTCCTTTCAAAGTATGAAAAAGTGTAAATATTTGATTTTGAAAAGTAGGTAATGAGCCTTCAATTCCTGTTGATTTTCCACCACTTCCTTCAATTACAAATGATTTTACAGTTCCTACTTCCAAACCTCCAAAAATTGTGATGGCAGCCACAACGATAATAGCAACTAATGCAGAAGGAATTTTTTTAGTTAATTTTGGTAATCCAAACATAATTCCCATTGTAAGGGCAACTAATCCCAACATTACCGCAAGGTCATT contains:
- a CDS encoding glycosyltransferase, with the protein product MNQIYTFWIILSISLILQGSFFVVILKLLFYEKNQISKVNPQKSVSVVIAARNEANNLGNLLTSIFNQGYKNFELIVVNDRSEDNSLHILEQFKENNPTQNFHFISIKEKPQNWNGKKYALQKGIKAAKNEIILLTDADCLLKDKYWIEKMASSFNQNNKKIDCVVGISLYKKEKNNFPNSILSWFIQNETLIVALQYISFANFGMAYMGVGRNLAYKKSVFMSSVETPTTAEVFPPMTNTFEKIASQMGGDDDLIFSEKRFYKNVGVCLNGQTESKAPQNFKEWLHQKRRHLAVGTKYSFRQKVISSIYPLSIFSWYIAFLGFLINGFYEVLAYEFFRQLLFFSILHIFYNQIQNNYLLSRFNHKNFLINFLREFFITFFCFEFVFIFYYFVVGMGAVFFPPKKWK
- a CDS encoding RNA polymerase sigma factor, which gives rise to MKDNKNTQKNSEENKNKRPLSNADDKEFSDKALKDFDLIDLAVKGDQQAYAELMNRYKNSVYFMLLKMVKNTDDAEDLTVEAFTKAFRSLKKFKKEYTFSTWLFRIATNNCIDFIRKKKLETLSLHTPYKNDSGEQIQMDVPDKNLTPQEAAIRTQKIEIIRNFVEQLPPKYKKLVELRYFKELSYDEIAKELNAPLGTVKAQLHRARELMYDLVKNKRDVI
- a CDS encoding DUF1697 domain-containing protein is translated as MTKYISILRGINVGGKRKILMKDLKELYHNLGFLNVETYIQSGNVIFDSDFNSELDRNKISNKIEKAIFEKYAFEVPVILRTKEELLHIQSLNPFIQSEKEEGNLINNLHLTFLESIPMAENIEKSKEIESKTTDKFEIIENNIFIFCNDKYHTSKLTNNFFEKKLKTKATTRNWKTIKKLGELISKK
- a CDS encoding SulP family inorganic anion transporter translates to MTSMFKNFTQNFSQTFTQNPKDDILSGLTVALALVPEAIAFAFVADIDPIVGLYGAFMMGIVTAIFGGRPGMISGATGAMAAVVVSTHLIMKGNEVGASLGMEADYLGLQWLFITLLLVGVFQILAGVFRLGKFVRLIPHPVMMGFVNGLAIVIFMAQLDFFKEKIGVGEAAKKVWLQGNDLAVMLGLVALTMGIMFGLPKLTKKIPSALVAIIVVAAITIFGGLEVGTVKSFVIEGSGGKSTGIEGSLPTFQNQIFTLFHTLKGNWGLILSTAFLLAAVGLIESLMTLNLLDEMTETRGSGNRECVAQGTANILNGLFGGMGGCAMIGQSIINVESGGRGRLSGVVAAIALLCFVLFGAPLIEQIPIAALVGVMFMVVIGTFAWSSFRILHKIPLSDAIVLVTVSAVTVWQDLAIAVFVGVIMSALVFAWKNATRIRARKQIKENGTKVYQIWGPLFFGSTQAFSAKFDPKNDPQKIEIDFIESKVSDHSGIEALRGVAERYLDLKKEVKLTHLSEECITLLLKADPKFENVIERSIDDPRYYVVSDVMGETVK